Below is a genomic region from Flavobacterium ginsengisoli.
TACTTTGCGCAAGCATCTACAATCAAAAGCGCACCTTCGCAGGCAGCAATCGATCTTGAAACTTCGTACGAAAAGTCAACGTGTCCAGGAGTATCAATTAAGTTTAAGATATATTCTTCGCCTTTGTATTTGTATTCCATCTGAATGGCATGACTCTTAATGGTAATTCCACGCTCGCGCTCCAAGTCCATGTTGTCAAGCAATTGCGCTTTTTCTTCACGAGCTGTAACGGTTTGTGTAGCACTTAGTAATCGGTCTGCTAATGTACTTTTACCATGGTCAATGTGTGCAATAATGCAAAAATTACGTATCTTCTTCATTTGTATATATCAGTTCTCTAATCGAGTTTTAGTGTTTTTTTTGGGAATAAAACACGATAAAACAATTGCTTTATAACGTGTTGTTAAGGCGCAAAGATAGCGCAAAGTTTTGGATTCTGGAATTTAGTTGCTCGATTTTGAATACAGAAGTCAAAAACCTGTTTTTCAGCTTTTAAACTTTTTGCTTTCCTATTGTTTTTTGAGGTTAAAACTTGAAGAATATTTTATTTGATTAAGATTGACGGAATTAAAATTTAGTAAATAATGGTGAAATAAACATTTTGGTGATGAAAATGTATTTTTTGTACGAATAATTGTCACTTTGGATTAATTTGATTAAACTTGTAGTCATTTTAACCATAAGATTGATCTCCTTTTGGTTTCATATATTTTTTTTGAAATGTCAGTGTACAGGACAATTCAAATTCAAGAATACTAATGAAATGTTTATTTACTAATTAAACCCCAAGAATTATGGAAAAAGAAATCACAAAGCTTACTCAAAAGTATGAAAAGCTTACCAGAGAACAAATGAAAAGTATTACAGGAGGAACATTGGGAACAGTATGCGGACCAAGAAATGGTGTGCCAACATCAATCTGTCCAAGTGGCCAAGGAGTTGCCGCTAATTCTGGAACAGAAGATCCTTCTAAGTTTCCCGGCATTGTCGGAGGTTATTGTAATGTAATAATCGTCTGCATTCCGTAAAAAATAAGAAACAGCCTAAAGATTTTCTTTAGGCTGTTTTGTTAATACTCAAAATTGAATCCTTTTTGAGTTAGTTTTTTATACATTTCGTCATCAAATTTGTAGAGTTTTGCGGCTCTATGCGAAACGTCTTTTTGTTTTTCATCCAATTCTGTCAGCAGTTTCATATGAAGAATTTTTCTTCTAAAATTGGACTTATCCAATTCAATTCCGAGAATTTCCTCGTATAAATGCATTAATTGTAATAAAGTAAATTTTTCTGGCAGAAGATTAAATCCGATTGGAGCTTGACGCACCCGATTACGCAATTGCATTAAACTGACATTCAGGATTTCGTTATGATCAAAAATCAAATCAGGAATCTCATTTATTTTATACCATTTTGCTTCAATAACTCGTAAACTGGCTTTAATATTATAATCTTCACGATTAACCAATGTATAATAGCCAATAGTGACAACACGTCTTTCTAAAACACGCTTCGGATTTGTAAAGGCTTTTAGCTGTTCTAGATAAATATCTTCAAGTCCAGTAAGTTCCTGTAAAATACGTTGTGCGGCATCATCGGCACTTTCATCAGCTTGAAGCCATCCGCCAAGTAACCCCCATTTACCGATACTTTCGCCTTGAGCGTGCTGAACCAAGAGAACTTCTAGACTCTCTTTGTTAAAACCAAAGAAAACGCAGTCAATTGTGATTCCGTCTACGGCTGGTTTATGTTGATTAGTGGTTATTTCAGTCAATTTATTATTATCGTATTATTAATTTGTATTGAAAATTAGAATTCAAAATTGAATCCTTTTTCAGTTAGTTTTTTATAAATTTCTGGATCAAACTTATACAATTGTGCGACTCTGTGCGATACATCTTGTTGTTTTTCGTCTAATGCAACCAGAAGTTTCATATGAAGAATTTTTCTTCTAAAGTTTGGTTT
It encodes:
- a CDS encoding NUDIX hydrolase — protein: MTEITTNQHKPAVDGITIDCVFFGFNKESLEVLLVQHAQGESIGKWGLLGGWLQADESADDAAQRILQELTGLEDIYLEQLKAFTNPKRVLERRVVTIGYYTLVNREDYNIKASLRVIEAKWYKINEIPDLIFDHNEILNVSLMQLRNRVRQAPIGFNLLPEKFTLLQLMHLYEEILGIELDKSNFRRKILHMKLLTELDEKQKDVSHRAAKLYKFDDEMYKKLTQKGFNFEY